The following are encoded in a window of Mycobacterium sp. ELW1 genomic DNA:
- a CDS encoding RidA family protein, protein MSARRVNLGSGTEFEDLVGYSRAVRIGPHVAVSGTTGAGADIVEQTRNALQRIATALDDLGASLSDVVRTRIYVTDITSWRAIGAVHAEFFGAIRPAATMVEVAALIEPGLLVEIEADAYVEDTNGGNRPSGPGR, encoded by the coding sequence ATGTCAGCACGGCGGGTGAACCTTGGATCAGGCACCGAGTTCGAAGATCTGGTCGGCTACTCGCGGGCGGTTCGCATCGGCCCGCACGTCGCGGTCTCCGGCACCACCGGCGCCGGCGCCGATATCGTCGAGCAGACCCGAAACGCCTTGCAACGCATAGCAACAGCGCTGGACGATCTCGGCGCCTCGCTGTCCGACGTCGTCCGAACCCGGATCTACGTCACCGACATCACGTCCTGGCGCGCGATCGGCGCGGTGCACGCGGAGTTCTTCGGGGCGATCCGTCCGGCCGCCACCATGGTCGAGGTCGCCGCGCTCATCGAGCCCGGGCTGCTGGTGGAGATCGAGGCCGACGCCTACGTCGAGGACACGAACGGCGGAAACCGGCCGTCGGGCCCCGGCAGGTAG
- a CDS encoding DUF952 domain-containing protein → MYPNPEFLLHLCGQRDWETAEASGELCPASRSDAGFIHLSTPEQVHLPANRLYAGRTDLVLLHIDPQQLQAPLRWEHGVPTDPESMRFPHLYGRLPTSAVMNVTPYLPGPDGRFPPFVSST, encoded by the coding sequence ATGTACCCGAATCCGGAATTCTTACTCCACCTGTGCGGACAGCGAGACTGGGAAACCGCTGAGGCCAGTGGTGAACTTTGCCCCGCATCGCGCAGCGATGCCGGATTCATCCACCTGTCGACACCGGAGCAGGTGCACCTGCCGGCCAACCGCTTGTATGCCGGCCGAACCGATTTGGTGCTGCTCCACATCGACCCTCAGCAGTTGCAGGCGCCGCTGCGTTGGGAACACGGTGTTCCAACGGATCCCGAGTCGATGCGGTTCCCGCACCTGTACGGCCGATTGCCCACTTCGGCCGTGATGAACGTCACGCCCTACCTGCCGGGGCCCGACGGCCGGTTTCCGCCGTTCGTGTCCTCGACGTAG
- a CDS encoding YihY/virulence factor BrkB family protein, with translation MTDQSAKPSRHHVWRISKRTLSKSWDDSIFSESAQAGFWSVLSLPPLLLGVLGSLAYIAPLFGPDTLPTIQNQLINFADSFFSKNVVNEIIEPTVRDIVAGARGEVVSVGFVISLWAGSSAISAFVDSVVEAHDQTPLRHPVRQRFFALGLYVVMLVFVIAAAPFVALGPRKISSYLPDSWDNILQYGYYPTLVLALVLAVTILYRVALPKPLPTHRLVWGAVLATTVFVVATMGLRFYLTWITSTGYTYGALATPIAFLLFAFFLGFAIMIGAELNAAIEEEFPAPTPHAEQVRTWLRRKAKSMGDKDTAADDEPQPAPGETTEVAPVSPS, from the coding sequence ATGACTGACCAATCGGCCAAGCCGTCCCGTCACCACGTATGGCGGATCTCGAAGCGCACATTGTCCAAGAGCTGGGACGACTCCATTTTCTCGGAGTCGGCCCAGGCCGGTTTCTGGTCGGTGTTGTCGCTGCCGCCGTTGCTACTGGGCGTGCTGGGCAGCCTGGCCTATATCGCCCCGTTGTTCGGGCCCGACACGTTGCCGACCATCCAGAACCAGCTGATCAACTTTGCCGACAGCTTCTTCTCCAAGAACGTTGTCAACGAGATCATCGAGCCGACCGTCCGGGACATCGTGGCGGGCGCGCGCGGTGAGGTGGTCTCGGTGGGCTTCGTGATCAGCCTCTGGGCCGGCTCGTCGGCCATCTCAGCGTTCGTGGACTCGGTGGTGGAAGCCCACGATCAGACGCCGTTGCGCCATCCGGTGCGGCAGCGGTTCTTCGCGTTGGGCCTCTACGTCGTGATGCTGGTCTTCGTCATCGCCGCGGCGCCCTTCGTCGCGCTCGGTCCCCGCAAGATCTCGTCGTACCTGCCCGACAGCTGGGACAACATCCTGCAATACGGCTACTACCCCACCCTGGTTTTGGCCCTGGTGCTGGCAGTGACGATCCTCTACCGGGTAGCGCTGCCCAAGCCGCTGCCGACGCATCGTCTGGTCTGGGGTGCAGTCTTGGCGACGACGGTGTTCGTGGTCGCCACGATGGGACTGCGGTTCTACCTGACCTGGATCACCAGCACCGGCTACACGTACGGGGCGCTCGCGACGCCGATCGCGTTTCTGCTGTTCGCGTTCTTCCTCGGCTTCGCGATCATGATCGGCGCCGAACTCAATGCCGCCATCGAAGAGGAATTTCCCGCCCCCACGCCGCACGCTGAACAGGTGCGAACGTGGTTGAGGCGCAAGGCGAAGTCGATGGGTGACAAAGACACCGCCGCCGACGACGAGCCGCAGCCGGCGCCCGGCGAGACGACCGAAGTCGCCCCGGTCAGCCCTTCTTGA